A genomic window from Flavobacterium johnsoniae includes:
- a CDS encoding GIY-YIG nuclease family protein has product MELQGYHTYYIYIITNKFKTVFYTGVTNNLRVRLSQHKENITGDNKTFASKYIAKFLLYYEKFTWIQEAISREKEIKGWTRDKKIELIKKINPDLDFLNYIFS; this is encoded by the coding sequence ATGGAATTACAAGGTTATCACACATATTATATTTACATTATAACAAATAAATTTAAAACAGTATTCTATACTGGAGTAACTAATAACCTTAGAGTTCGTTTAAGCCAGCATAAAGAAAATATTACAGGAGACAACAAAACTTTTGCGTCGAAATATATTGCTAAATTTCTTTTGTATTATGAAAAATTCACTTGGATTCAAGAAGCAATTAGTCGTGAAAAAGAAATTAAAGGTTGGACCAGAGATAAGAAAATAGAATTGATTAAAAAGATTAATCCAGACTTAGATTTTTTGAATTATATTTTTAGTTGA
- a CDS encoding DUF3857 domain-containing protein yields MKIIKLLSLSWILLVAPKAISQEFKLGKVSIAELEQKVHPKDSSASAAILYKKGASRMEFDQNEGFCIVTDVEARIKIYKKEGYEWANQSVWYYNHTNLKEKVFFSDAVTYNLVNGKIEKTKLKSDGSFDEVLSKFRGLKKITMPNVKEGSVIEYHYTIRCPSDNIIRDWDFQTSIPVNYSEFKIAYPEYYVFKARQKGYIFPKMTTTKNSKSLTINSKERATGLVSRTEFYNDKIDYVETQVTYVAQDFPALKDEDFVNNIDNYTSSIEHELSLVQFPNRPVKELSTDWNSVVKTIYEYDDFGPELNKTGYFEEDLKKFLGGITNQNEKIWAILNFVKGNVKWNGYTGFSCDNGVRKAYKDKTGNIADINLMLTAMLRSAGLTANPVLVSTRSNGIALFPNRNAFNYVVSAVETPEGYILLDASYKYSVPNVLPFRTLNWFGRLIRKNGSSEEIDLMPHKTSNDIVFMNYDIDADGKVSGKARRQCTDYRAMLSRENFEKSKEDEYLEKLENSNRKIEVSEYSRTNEKELLSPTIESYSFKGGDLSEMIGGKIYVNPMLFFAQEKNPFKQEVREYPVDFGYPFQDKFNITIKIPDGFAVETLPQPVAYSMENNLGSFKFNILANENVLQLMVVNQINEAIISTEQYEMLKEYYKGVIAKQTEKIVLKRI; encoded by the coding sequence ATGAAAATTATTAAATTACTTAGCTTGTCTTGGATTCTGTTGGTCGCGCCCAAAGCGATTTCACAGGAATTCAAATTAGGAAAAGTTTCTATTGCAGAATTAGAACAGAAAGTCCATCCTAAAGACTCTTCGGCTTCAGCTGCAATCTTGTACAAAAAAGGAGCTTCCAGAATGGAATTTGACCAGAATGAAGGTTTCTGTATTGTTACCGATGTAGAAGCTCGTATTAAGATTTATAAAAAAGAAGGTTACGAGTGGGCAAATCAAAGTGTTTGGTATTACAATCATACTAATTTAAAAGAAAAAGTGTTTTTTTCTGATGCCGTTACGTATAATCTTGTAAATGGAAAAATAGAAAAAACAAAGCTGAAAAGCGATGGATCTTTTGATGAAGTTCTTTCTAAATTTAGAGGTCTGAAGAAAATTACAATGCCAAATGTAAAAGAAGGTTCTGTTATAGAATATCATTATACTATTAGATGTCCTAGCGATAATATTATTCGCGATTGGGATTTTCAAACTTCTATCCCAGTTAATTATTCTGAATTTAAGATCGCTTATCCAGAATATTACGTTTTCAAAGCAAGGCAAAAAGGGTATATCTTTCCTAAAATGACAACTACTAAAAATTCTAAAAGTTTAACAATTAACAGTAAAGAAAGAGCAACTGGGCTTGTTTCGAGAACAGAATTTTATAATGATAAAATAGATTATGTAGAAACTCAGGTTACTTATGTTGCGCAAGATTTCCCTGCTTTAAAAGACGAAGATTTTGTAAACAATATCGATAATTATACTTCAAGTATTGAACATGAATTATCATTAGTTCAGTTTCCTAATCGACCAGTTAAGGAACTTTCTACCGATTGGAATTCTGTGGTAAAAACAATTTACGAATATGATGACTTTGGTCCAGAATTGAATAAAACAGGTTATTTTGAAGAAGATTTGAAAAAGTTTCTAGGTGGAATTACCAACCAGAACGAAAAAATCTGGGCGATTCTAAATTTTGTAAAAGGAAATGTAAAATGGAATGGCTACACGGGCTTCAGCTGCGATAATGGCGTAAGAAAAGCATATAAAGATAAAACAGGAAATATAGCCGATATTAATTTAATGCTTACTGCCATGCTTCGTTCTGCAGGTTTAACAGCGAATCCAGTTTTGGTAAGTACACGTTCTAACGGAATTGCCTTGTTTCCGAACAGAAATGCCTTTAATTATGTTGTTTCTGCTGTTGAAACTCCAGAAGGTTATATTTTATTAGATGCAAGTTATAAATATTCTGTGCCAAATGTTCTTCCATTCAGAACTTTAAATTGGTTTGGAAGATTGATTAGAAAAAATGGTTCTTCTGAAGAAATAGATTTAATGCCGCATAAAACATCAAATGATATTGTTTTTATGAATTATGATATTGATGCTGATGGAAAAGTAAGCGGAAAAGCCAGAAGACAATGCACAGATTATAGAGCTATGTTGAGCAGAGAAAATTTCGAAAAATCGAAAGAAGATGAATACTTGGAAAAACTTGAAAATAGCAACAGAAAAATTGAAGTAAGCGAATATTCTAGAACCAACGAAAAAGAGTTATTATCTCCAACAATTGAATCTTATTCATTTAAAGGAGGAGATTTGTCTGAAATGATCGGCGGAAAAATATACGTAAATCCGATGTTGTTTTTTGCTCAAGAAAAAAATCCGTTTAAGCAAGAAGTACGCGAATATCCAGTAGATTTTGGTTATCCGTTTCAAGATAAATTTAATATTACAATTAAAATTCCAGACGGATTTGCAGTAGAAACATTGCCACAGCCTGTTGCTTATAGCATGGAAAATAATCTAGGAAGTTTCAAATTTAATATTTTAGCTAATGAGAATGTTTTGCAGTTAATGGTTGTAAATCAGATTAATGAGGCAATTATTAGTACAGAACAATACGAAATGTTAAAAGAATATTACAAAGGTGTAATAGCTAAACAAACAGAAAAAATAGTTTTAAAACGCATATAA
- a CDS encoding nucleotide pyrophosphohydrolase — MDLKNAQLDVDTWIKEHGVRYFNELTNMAQLTEEVGEVARIIARRYGEQSEKESDKNKDLGEELADVVFVVLCLANQTGIDLQAAFDKKMDLKSVRDKDRHKNNDKLK, encoded by the coding sequence ATGGATTTGAAAAATGCACAGTTAGATGTAGATACTTGGATAAAAGAACACGGCGTTCGTTATTTTAACGAATTGACAAATATGGCTCAATTAACAGAAGAAGTTGGAGAAGTAGCCAGAATAATTGCACGCCGTTACGGAGAACAATCTGAAAAAGAAAGTGATAAAAATAAAGATTTAGGCGAAGAATTAGCAGATGTTGTTTTTGTAGTTTTATGTTTAGCCAATCAAACAGGAATCGATTTGCAGGCGGCTTTTGACAAAAAAATGGACTTAAAATCGGTTAGAGATAAAGATCGTCACAAAAACAATGATAAATTGAAATAA
- the queA gene encoding tRNA preQ1(34) S-adenosylmethionine ribosyltransferase-isomerase QueA, with protein sequence MKLSHFNFNLPKELLAEFPAENRDESRLMVIDRQKNTIEHKMFKDVINYFDDGDVLILNNTKVFPARLYGNKEKTGARIEVFLLRELNSEQRLWDVLVDPARKIRIGNKLYFGDDDSLVAEVIDNTTSRGRTLRFLYDGSYEEFRNKLTELGETPIPKYINRDVTPEDAERYQTIYAKEEGAVAAPTAGLHFSKHLLKKLEIKGVNFAEVTLHVGLGTFNPVEVEDLSKHKMDSEELIITQQACDIVNEGKAKKKRICAVGTTSMRAIESSVSSANTLNPYEGWTNKFIFPPHDFSIANCMITNFHTPKSTLLMMISAFCGHDLMKKAYEEAIKEGYKFYSYGDAMLIL encoded by the coding sequence ATGAAATTATCACACTTCAATTTCAATTTACCGAAAGAACTTTTGGCTGAATTTCCAGCAGAAAATAGAGATGAATCTCGTTTAATGGTAATTGACCGTCAAAAAAACACTATCGAACATAAAATGTTTAAAGACGTTATCAACTATTTTGATGACGGAGACGTTTTAATTTTAAATAATACAAAAGTTTTCCCTGCACGTTTGTACGGAAACAAAGAAAAAACAGGAGCTAGAATTGAAGTTTTCTTATTAAGAGAATTGAATTCAGAACAACGCCTTTGGGATGTTTTAGTTGATCCAGCTAGAAAAATCCGTATCGGAAACAAACTTTATTTTGGTGATGATGATTCGTTAGTTGCTGAGGTAATTGACAATACAACTTCTCGTGGAAGAACTTTACGTTTCTTATACGATGGTTCTTATGAAGAATTCAGAAACAAATTGACTGAGCTTGGAGAAACTCCAATTCCGAAATACATCAACAGAGATGTAACTCCAGAAGATGCTGAAAGATACCAAACTATCTATGCAAAAGAAGAAGGAGCTGTAGCGGCGCCAACTGCTGGTTTACACTTCTCGAAACACCTTTTGAAAAAATTAGAAATCAAAGGAGTGAACTTTGCTGAGGTAACTTTACACGTGGGTTTAGGAACTTTTAATCCAGTTGAGGTTGAAGATTTATCTAAACACAAAATGGATTCTGAGGAATTGATCATCACTCAACAAGCTTGTGATATTGTAAACGAAGGAAAAGCAAAGAAAAAACGTATTTGTGCTGTAGGAACAACTTCTATGCGTGCAATTGAAAGTTCTGTTTCTTCTGCAAATACTTTGAATCCATACGAAGGATGGACAAATAAATTTATTTTCCCTCCTCACGATTTCAGTATTGCAAACTGTATGATTACTAATTTCCACACTCCAAAATCAACATTATTAATGATGATTTCTGCTTTCTGTGGTCATGATTTAATGAAAAAAGCATACGAAGAAGCAATCAAAGAAGGATATAAATTCTATTCTTACGGAGACGCGATGTTAATTCTTTAA
- a CDS encoding YMGG-like glycine zipper-containing protein has translation MKGLYILLAAIIFTSCQHQSKEDINKAKQASIDSMKVEINKQRVIDSMKTEMAKIKEEQKVESEKVVVVHQPANGNASTTTTTTKKKGWSATAKGAVIGAGVGAATGAIVSKKKGEGAIIGGLAGAALGTGTGAVIDSKNKKKE, from the coding sequence ATGAAAGGCTTATATATTTTATTAGCAGCAATAATTTTTACTTCTTGCCAACATCAGAGCAAAGAAGATATAAATAAAGCCAAACAAGCCAGTATTGATTCAATGAAAGTTGAGATTAACAAACAACGCGTTATCGATTCAATGAAGACTGAAATGGCTAAGATAAAGGAAGAACAAAAAGTTGAATCTGAAAAAGTAGTTGTTGTACATCAACCAGCAAACGGAAATGCATCAACAACTACAACTACTACAAAAAAGAAAGGTTGGAGTGCAACTGCTAAAGGTGCTGTAATTGGTGCAGGGGTTGGAGCTGCGACTGGAGCAATTGTTAGTAAGAAGAAAGGTGAAGGCGCTATTATTGGTGGTTTAGCAGGAGCTGCTTTAGGAACAGGAACTGGAGCTGTTATTGACAGTAAAAACAAGAAGAAAGAATAG
- the kynU gene encoding kynureninase has translation MTFQNTREFARELDSKDTLNHYQQEFIFPKVDGKKVIYFTGNSLGLQPKRTKAYIDEVMNDWAELAVEGHFYAEKPWWDYQERFAEPLSKIVGALPSEVTVMNTLTVNLHLLMVSFYQPKEKRYKIICEEKAFPSDQYMFQSQVNFHGYKPEDAIVEIKRREGEHNIRLEDVLAKIEEVGDELALVLIGGVNYYTGQVFDIKTITAAGQKAGAKVGWDLAHAAGNIKLELHDWNVDFAAWCSYKYMNSGPGNASGCFVHEKHHNSDLPRFAGWWGHNKERRFKMEPNFDPVHGADGWQISNLPVLSLAPYLASVEMFAEVGMDALIAKRDHITSYLEFILHEIDKEVAGNFEIITPSNPEERASQLSVFLHGEGRSLFDYLMKNGVITDWREPNVIRLAPVPLYCSYEDMYDFGQILKKGILGK, from the coding sequence ATGACTTTTCAAAATACACGCGAATTTGCACGAGAGCTAGATTCGAAAGACACATTAAACCATTATCAGCAAGAATTTATTTTTCCAAAAGTTGACGGTAAAAAAGTAATTTACTTTACAGGAAATTCATTAGGATTACAGCCAAAGCGTACCAAAGCTTATATTGATGAAGTAATGAATGATTGGGCAGAACTTGCCGTTGAAGGTCATTTTTATGCCGAAAAACCTTGGTGGGATTATCAAGAAAGATTTGCAGAACCTTTGAGTAAAATTGTAGGTGCCCTTCCGTCAGAAGTTACGGTTATGAATACTTTGACTGTAAATCTTCATTTGTTGATGGTTTCTTTTTATCAGCCAAAAGAAAAACGTTATAAAATTATCTGCGAAGAAAAAGCGTTTCCATCAGATCAATATATGTTTCAAAGTCAGGTTAATTTTCACGGTTATAAACCAGAAGATGCAATCGTAGAAATCAAACGTCGTGAAGGCGAACATAATATTCGTTTGGAAGATGTTTTAGCTAAAATTGAAGAAGTTGGAGATGAATTGGCTTTGGTTTTAATTGGTGGAGTAAATTATTATACCGGACAAGTTTTTGACATAAAAACCATTACTGCAGCTGGACAAAAAGCCGGAGCAAAAGTAGGCTGGGATTTAGCACACGCCGCAGGAAATATCAAACTTGAACTTCACGATTGGAATGTAGATTTTGCTGCTTGGTGCAGTTATAAATATATGAATTCAGGGCCAGGAAATGCTTCTGGTTGTTTTGTCCACGAAAAACATCACAATTCAGATTTGCCAAGATTTGCTGGTTGGTGGGGACACAACAAAGAACGCCGTTTTAAAATGGAACCAAACTTTGATCCTGTTCACGGAGCAGATGGTTGGCAGATTAGTAATCTTCCGGTTTTGTCTTTAGCGCCATATTTGGCTTCTGTTGAAATGTTTGCTGAGGTTGGAATGGATGCTTTGATTGCAAAAAGAGATCACATAACTTCGTATTTAGAATTTATTCTACACGAAATTGATAAAGAAGTTGCAGGTAATTTCGAAATTATTACACCATCAAATCCAGAAGAAAGAGCTTCGCAATTATCTGTTTTTCTTCATGGAGAAGGAAGAAGTTTGTTTGATTATTTAATGAAAAATGGAGTAATTACAGACTGGCGTGAACCAAATGTAATTCGTCTGGCTCCAGTTCCTTTGTATTGTTCTTATGAAGATATGTACGATTTCGGACAAATTCTGAAAAAAGGAATTTTAGGGAAATAA
- a CDS encoding 3-phosphoshikimate 1-carboxyvinyltransferase translates to MNLKLSTNSIFTIDDSQLNITGSKSETNRLLLLKALFPNITLANTSNSDDSEVMQKALAGNDEIVDIHHAGTAMRFLTAYFSVNEGREVVLTGSSRMQERPIKILVEALAQLGVEISYEKEAGYPPIRIKGKKVTASKVTLAANVSSQYISALLLVASKLDNGLELTLEGEITSIPYIKMTLALLADLDIKTSFEGNVIKVYPKEAVETKEMVVESDWSSASYFFSLVALSDAAKITLSSYKENSLQGDSELVSLYAKMGVKTTFQNNKMTLEKIAGFNYQDVNFELNNTPDIAQTIVVTCLGLGIGCHLTGLHTLKIKETDRLEALKTELTKLGANISVTNDSLTLVKSDDIKHDIHIATYNDHRMAMAFAPLAIKVPIIIDDAEVVSKSYPDFWNDLRALNFQISEL, encoded by the coding sequence ATGAATTTAAAATTAAGCACGAATTCAATTTTCACTATTGATGATTCGCAACTAAATATCACGGGTTCAAAAAGCGAAACGAACCGTTTATTGTTACTAAAAGCATTATTTCCAAATATTACTTTAGCTAATACTTCAAACTCAGATGACAGCGAAGTAATGCAAAAAGCTTTGGCAGGAAATGACGAAATTGTAGACATACACCACGCTGGAACTGCAATGCGTTTTCTTACTGCATATTTTTCTGTTAACGAAGGAAGAGAAGTAGTTTTAACGGGTTCAAGCAGAATGCAAGAACGTCCAATCAAAATTTTGGTTGAAGCTTTGGCACAATTAGGCGTTGAAATTTCATATGAAAAAGAAGCTGGTTATCCGCCAATCCGAATTAAAGGAAAAAAAGTTACGGCTTCAAAAGTTACTTTGGCAGCAAATGTAAGCAGCCAATATATTTCGGCACTTTTATTAGTGGCTTCAAAATTAGATAATGGTTTAGAATTGACTTTAGAAGGAGAAATTACTTCGATTCCATATATCAAAATGACTTTGGCTTTATTAGCTGATTTAGATATTAAAACTAGTTTTGAAGGAAATGTAATTAAAGTTTATCCTAAAGAAGCAGTTGAAACAAAAGAAATGGTTGTAGAATCTGACTGGAGTTCAGCTTCTTATTTCTTTAGTTTAGTGGCATTGTCCGATGCTGCAAAAATTACTTTAAGCAGTTATAAAGAAAACAGCCTTCAAGGAGATTCAGAATTAGTTTCTCTTTACGCGAAAATGGGTGTAAAAACGACTTTCCAAAACAACAAAATGACTTTGGAAAAAATAGCTGGATTTAATTATCAAGATGTAAATTTTGAGTTGAATAATACTCCAGACATTGCGCAAACTATTGTTGTGACTTGTTTAGGTTTAGGAATTGGATGTCATTTAACTGGTCTTCATACTTTAAAAATTAAAGAAACAGACCGACTTGAAGCTTTAAAAACCGAATTGACAAAATTAGGCGCGAATATTTCAGTAACAAATGACAGTTTAACTTTAGTAAAGTCTGACGATATTAAACACGATATTCATATTGCAACTTACAACGATCACAGAATGGCAATGGCTTTTGCGCCTTTAGCAATTAAAGTTCCGATTATTATTGATGATGCAGAAGTAGTTTCTAAATCATACCCAGATTTCTGGAATGATTTAAGAGCGTTGAATTTCCAAATCTCAGAATTGTAA
- a CDS encoding DUF3857 domain-containing protein: protein MMLRSLLLCIALCCSAINIQAQKYELGKVTVAELEEKLHPVDSSAPAAILFKKGKTVFTYNEKVGFSAVHTYEFKIKIYKKEGLKWADQKVRYYVGYQNLKEDMLEFSNAVTYNLENGKVEKTKLESQGLFKKKINEYWNEKTITLPNVKVGSIIEYKYVLKSENIVEFPDFDFQFDIPVDYFEYKPEFPEFYIYKTILTGKNKIENDAKLGSGNQSFDNEYGQTRTLSYQQINAFYSGKNIPALIEEPYIDNLENYRGSIKHELERIRMPEQPVKDFTITWEGVATTIFKDENFGKELSKRDFLLEDIKKLLGNVESLEERTNIIFKFVQDKMNWNEINSCFAKKGVEKAYKEQTGNVAEINFILINMLKLAGVDANPVLVSTIENGIPVYPTRTGFNYLIACAEIDGKQILLDASRKYTSPNILPLNVLNWKGRLIKSDGTSKEIDLVPAKSSKEVSNIVAVLNANGKIDGKARILRTDYDAYRFRVQNATKNQENYIEKLEQQLGDLKISDYSVSNKNTNLSDPILETFAFETNNFVESIGGKLFINPMLFYAKAKNPFVQEKRQMRIYFGYPNLEKILINLEIPEGYDVESLPKPAKYVFLDNSIIVMMNILKDGNKIQFSFSKDINSSIFAADDYDSLKMLFQKMIVSLDQKIILKKI from the coding sequence ATGATGCTAAGATCCCTGCTTCTTTGTATTGCGTTATGCTGTAGTGCAATAAATATCCAAGCTCAGAAATATGAGCTTGGAAAAGTTACTGTTGCTGAATTAGAAGAAAAATTACATCCTGTAGATTCTTCGGCGCCTGCCGCAATTTTATTTAAAAAAGGAAAAACTGTTTTTACCTATAATGAAAAAGTTGGCTTTTCTGCTGTTCATACTTATGAATTTAAAATTAAAATTTATAAAAAAGAAGGACTGAAATGGGCAGATCAAAAAGTACGTTACTACGTTGGCTATCAGAATCTGAAAGAAGATATGTTAGAGTTTTCTAATGCTGTGACATACAATTTGGAAAATGGTAAAGTGGAGAAAACCAAACTAGAAAGCCAAGGATTATTCAAGAAAAAAATTAATGAATATTGGAATGAAAAAACGATAACGCTTCCAAATGTCAAAGTTGGATCTATTATAGAATACAAATATGTTTTAAAATCTGAAAATATTGTAGAGTTTCCTGATTTTGATTTTCAATTTGATATTCCTGTAGATTATTTTGAATACAAACCAGAATTTCCTGAGTTTTATATTTACAAAACCATTCTGACGGGAAAAAATAAAATAGAAAACGATGCGAAACTTGGAAGTGGAAATCAAAGTTTTGACAATGAATATGGACAAACGCGAACATTAAGCTACCAACAGATAAACGCTTTTTATTCTGGAAAAAATATTCCTGCTTTAATTGAAGAGCCTTATATTGATAATTTGGAGAATTATAGAGGTTCTATTAAACACGAGTTAGAACGTATCCGAATGCCAGAACAACCCGTTAAAGATTTTACAATTACTTGGGAAGGCGTTGCAACAACAATTTTTAAAGATGAAAATTTCGGGAAAGAACTTAGCAAAAGAGATTTTCTTCTGGAAGATATAAAAAAGCTGCTTGGAAATGTAGAGTCATTGGAAGAAAGAACAAATATCATTTTTAAGTTCGTTCAAGACAAAATGAATTGGAACGAAATAAATAGTTGTTTCGCAAAAAAAGGAGTTGAAAAAGCATACAAAGAACAAACAGGAAATGTTGCCGAAATTAATTTCATATTAATAAACATGCTCAAATTGGCTGGGGTCGATGCCAATCCGGTTTTAGTAAGTACAATTGAGAATGGAATTCCAGTTTATCCTACCAGAACAGGTTTTAATTATTTAATTGCGTGTGCAGAAATCGACGGGAAACAAATTTTGCTCGATGCTTCCAGAAAATATACATCACCAAATATTCTTCCTCTAAATGTTTTAAATTGGAAAGGAAGATTAATTAAAAGCGATGGTACATCAAAAGAAATTGATTTAGTTCCTGCTAAATCCTCGAAAGAAGTTTCTAATATAGTAGCTGTACTAAATGCAAATGGAAAAATAGATGGAAAAGCCAGAATTCTGCGTACCGATTATGATGCTTACAGATTTAGAGTTCAGAATGCGACTAAAAATCAGGAAAATTACATCGAAAAACTAGAGCAACAATTAGGCGATTTGAAGATTTCGGATTATTCTGTAAGCAATAAAAACACGAATCTTTCTGATCCAATTTTAGAAACTTTTGCTTTTGAAACTAATAATTTTGTTGAAAGCATTGGAGGAAAACTATTTATAAATCCGATGTTGTTTTATGCAAAAGCGAAAAATCCTTTTGTTCAAGAAAAAAGGCAAATGAGAATTTATTTTGGTTATCCAAACCTAGAGAAAATTCTAATCAATTTAGAAATTCCCGAAGGTTATGATGTTGAATCGCTTCCAAAACCAGCAAAATATGTGTTTCTGGATAATTCTATTATTGTAATGATGAATATTTTAAAAGATGGAAACAAAATTCAGTTTAGTTTTTCTAAAGACATAAACAGTAGTATTTTTGCGGCAGATGACTATGATTCATTAAAAATGCTTTTTCAAAAAATGATTGTTAGTCTAGATCAAAAAATTATTCTCAAAAAAATATAA
- a CDS encoding DUF3857 domain-containing protein gives MNFRSLAVFFFLVFSFNGINAQKFQLGKVTIQELTEKENPKDTSAPAAILFKKGRTFFTYNEQSGFLANHVYEFRVKIYKKEGLSWATQKVSYYVGYENLRDDKVTFSDAATYNLENGAVVKTKLNSEGSFKEKVNKNWNVASIALPNVKVGSVIEFKYTLKSEDLVRLPDFDFQYEIPVNYFEYKSEIPEFFIYKTLLVGTYKPEMTADVQPIKQVYGSDYKQINSLYSGVDVPALQDENYVNNINNFKGSIQNELELKRFPDKPVVNFTKTWEGVAESTYKNADFAKELGNRSFYEEDLKRILLNINSPRQRLDTIFKFVQNRMNWNKKKGYYVDKGVKKAFEEKTGNTAEINLLLISMLKAAKIQVDPVLVSTVENGVPVFPNRTVFNYLIAAATIDGEQILLDATSKFTVPNILPLNVLNWKGRLIKENGNSEEVELIPTKFSVINNTVSAFIDPQQAKLEGSLSLQKTDYNALIFREKYGTKTNESNIEKFEQQFIGVEIEDYRADIQDLSKPVMEKASFSIDKAYDVIGGKLFVNPLLFFAYKSNPFKLEKRQMPIYFGFPEQRRFNMFLQIPEGYKVESLPSPIRIVMEDKAASYTMNIMSDENQIQIKVTQEISKAIFAAEDYSMIKDFFQKIIEIQNDKIILKKT, from the coding sequence ATGAATTTTCGTTCTCTTGCTGTTTTCTTTTTTTTAGTTTTTTCTTTTAACGGAATAAATGCTCAAAAGTTTCAATTAGGAAAAGTAACAATTCAGGAATTGACGGAAAAAGAAAATCCTAAAGACACTTCTGCGCCAGCCGCGATTTTATTTAAAAAAGGACGAACTTTTTTTACTTACAATGAACAAAGCGGTTTTCTTGCCAATCATGTTTATGAGTTTCGAGTAAAAATTTATAAAAAGGAAGGTTTAAGCTGGGCAACTCAAAAAGTTTCTTATTATGTTGGTTACGAAAATTTAAGAGACGATAAAGTAACTTTTTCTGATGCTGCGACCTATAATCTTGAAAATGGAGCAGTTGTAAAAACGAAATTAAACAGTGAAGGCAGCTTTAAAGAAAAAGTAAATAAGAATTGGAATGTTGCTTCAATCGCTTTGCCAAATGTAAAAGTCGGTTCTGTGATTGAATTTAAATATACTTTGAAGTCAGAAGATTTGGTTCGTCTTCCTGATTTTGATTTTCAATACGAGATTCCAGTAAATTATTTCGAATATAAATCTGAGATTCCAGAGTTTTTTATTTATAAAACACTTCTTGTTGGAACTTATAAACCAGAAATGACCGCCGATGTTCAGCCTATTAAACAAGTTTACGGAAGCGATTATAAACAAATTAATAGTTTATATTCTGGAGTTGATGTTCCTGCACTTCAAGATGAAAACTACGTCAATAACATAAACAATTTCAAAGGTTCAATTCAAAATGAATTAGAGCTAAAAAGATTTCCAGATAAACCAGTCGTAAACTTTACCAAAACTTGGGAAGGTGTAGCCGAGTCAACTTATAAAAATGCTGATTTTGCAAAAGAATTAGGAAATAGAAGTTTTTATGAAGAAGATTTGAAGAGAATTCTGCTAAACATAAATTCGCCGAGACAACGCTTGGATACCATTTTTAAGTTCGTTCAGAACAGAATGAACTGGAATAAAAAGAAAGGCTATTATGTTGATAAAGGTGTAAAAAAAGCATTTGAAGAAAAAACAGGAAATACAGCAGAAATCAATCTTTTGCTGATTTCTATGCTAAAAGCAGCAAAGATACAAGTTGATCCTGTTTTGGTAAGTACGGTAGAAAATGGAGTTCCAGTTTTTCCTAACAGAACGGTTTTCAATTATCTAATAGCAGCAGCAACGATAGATGGAGAGCAAATTTTACTAGATGCAACGAGTAAATTTACAGTTCCAAATATTCTTCCGCTAAATGTTCTAAATTGGAAAGGAAGATTGATAAAAGAAAATGGGAACAGTGAAGAAGTAGAATTAATTCCGACCAAATTCTCCGTAATTAATAATACTGTCAGTGCATTTATAGATCCGCAGCAAGCAAAGTTAGAAGGAAGTTTGTCTTTGCAGAAAACAGATTATAATGCTTTGATTTTTAGAGAAAAATATGGTACTAAAACAAACGAGAGCAACATAGAAAAATTTGAACAGCAGTTTATTGGCGTCGAAATAGAAGATTATAGGGCTGATATTCAAGACTTGTCAAAGCCGGTTATGGAAAAAGCTTCTTTCAGTATCGATAAAGCGTATGATGTAATTGGAGGGAAATTATTTGTGAATCCGTTATTATTTTTTGCCTATAAAAGCAATCCATTTAAATTAGAAAAAAGACAAATGCCAATTTATTTTGGTTTTCCAGAGCAACGAAGATTTAATATGTTTTTGCAAATACCAGAAGGCTATAAAGTAGAATCATTGCCTTCTCCGATAAGAATTGTAATGGAAGACAAAGCGGCCTCTTATACAATGAATATAATGTCTGATGAAAATCAAATACAAATTAAAGTGACACAAGAAATAAGTAAAGCTATCTTTGCAGCTGAAGATTATAGTATGATAAAAGATTTTTTTCAGAAAATAATCGAAATTCAAAATGACAAAATAATTCTTAAAAAGACCTAG